From one Brachypodium distachyon strain Bd21 chromosome 4, Brachypodium_distachyon_v3.0, whole genome shotgun sequence genomic stretch:
- the LOC112272366 gene encoding uncharacterized protein LOC112272366 → MASLSDGLAVSLLPPEINLPLRLPRSPRFRQAAATVLGPLDPQEQRDEDEEHQQTVAVKKVVENKLVEVKEEIILENEDRQPAFVEVQKKKKKANREMVKEMKA, encoded by the exons ATGGCATCCCTCTCCGACGGCCTAGCGGTCAGCCTCCTCCCACCAGAAATCAACCTTCCTCTCCGCTTGCCTCGCTCTCCACGGTTTCGCCAAGCCGCTGCCACCGTGCTCGGTCCGTTGGATCCGCAGGAGCAAAG ggatgaagatgaagagcaTCAGCAGACGGTGGCGGTGAAGAAGGTTGTAGAGAATAAGTTGGTGGAGGTGAAGGAAGAGATAATTTTGGAGAATGAGGATCGGCAGCCAGCTTTCGTGGAGgtccaaaagaagaagaagaaggccaacaGGGAAATGGTCAAGGAGATGAAGGCATGA
- the LOC100826387 gene encoding rho GTPase-activating protein 4 isoform X1, protein MAEVALFRGPTNLASTASRGSPSPSSSSLSYLSDSDVLQRRSSAGSAEREAGRGSPREEEEERWSFLALLLELLRKSLLRCMADGGGGGSGGGMEIGLPTDVQHVAHVTFDRFHGFLGLPVEFEPEVPRRAPSARLQIDVSVVLNSVVSEDPVFGSELNVNSLKDAIFSLTLLHIWCCLFRASVFGVSTQSMQCSYDSRGNSVPTILLMMQRRLYEQGGLQAEGIFRINAENSQEEFVRDQLNSGNVPDGIDVHCLAGLIKAWFRELPSGVLDSIPPEQVMQCQSEEDCARVAKCLPPTEAALLDWAVNLMADVVQEEQINKMNDRNVAMVFAPNMTQMADPLTALMYAVQVMNFLKMLIQKTLKDREESNLEDISLPQKDSSDENGHQNPSLPLDCQPEQASRRPSFVSEEPVLYSPTHSPEDKPVASTVQKSNVPTSMESSASCSEPAPATADASFATAVNSLQGRGSRSLNSRRARNGKGQSGTRGVTTAEKSRGVSIVSRINSKAERIEAWR, encoded by the exons ATGGCGGAGGTGGCGCTGTTCCGGGGCCCGACCAACCTCGCTTCAACCGCAAGCCGCGGCTCCccttccccctcctcctcctctctgaGCTATTTATCCGACAGCGACGTGCTCCAGAGACGCAGCAGCGCGGGATCTGCGGAGAGAGAGGCCGGAAGAGGATCGCCgcgggaagaggaggaggagcggtgGTCGTTCTTGGCGCTGCTGCTCGAGCTGCTGCGGAAGTCGCTGCTCCGGTGcatggcggacggcggcggcggtggcagcggaGGCGGGATGGAGATAGGGCTGCCCACCGACGTGCAGCACGTGGCGCACGTCACCTTCGACAGGTTCCATGGCTTCCTCGGCCTCCCCGTCGAGTTCGAGCCCGAGGTGCCCCGCCGCGCTCCCAGTGCCAG GCTACAAATAGATGTATCCGTTGTTCTGAATTCAGTTGTTTCGGAGGATCCAGTGTTCGGTTCCGAATTGAATGTGAATTCGTTGAAAGACGCCATTTTTAGCCTCACCCTTTTGCATATATGGTGTTGTTTGTTTCG CGCTAGTGTCTTCGGAGTTTCAACACAATCAATGCAGTGTTCATATGATTCCAGAGGAAATAGTGTTCCGACAATTCTCTTGATGATGCAAAGACGTCTTTATGAACAAGGCGGTCTTCAG GCAGAAGGTATTTTTCGTATAAATGCGGAGAATAGCCAGGAAGAGTTTGTGAGAGACCAGTTAAATAGTGGAAATGTGCCGGATGGCATTGACGTTCACTGTTTGGCAGGTCTAATCAAA GCCTGGTTTAGGGAACTCCCAAGCGGGGTGCTGGATTCTATCCCACCTGAACAGGTGATGCAATGCCAATCGGAAGAGGACTGTGCACGGGTTGCCAAATGCCTTCCACCGACAGAAGCAGCCTTACTTGACTGGGCTGTTAATTTGATGGCTGATGTCGTCCAAGAAGAACAGATAAACAAGATGAATGATCGCAATGTTGCTATGGTTTTCGCACCAAATATGACTCAG ATGGCAGATCCTTTGACTGCACTGATGTACGCGGTGCAAGTGATGAATTTCCTCAAGATGCTAATACAGAAGACCCTCAAGGATAGAGAAGAGTCCAACCTCGAGGACATATCTTTGCCCCAAAAGGACTCGTCTGATGAAAATGGGCATCAGAACCCCAGCCTCCCCCTTGATTGTCAACCTGAGCAAGCATCCAGGCGTCCCTCTTTCGTCAGCGAGGAGCCCGTTCTGTACAGTCCTACACACAGTCCTGAAGACAAGCCTGTAGCTTCTACTGTCCAGAAAAGTAATGTCCCTACGAGCATGGAGAGCTCCGCTAGTTGCTCCGAACCTGCTCCCGCTACTGCTGATGCTTCCTTTGCTACAGCTGTGAACTCACTTCAGGGCAGAGGGAGCCGTAGCCTGAATAGCAGGAGGGCTAGAAACGGCAAGGGGCAGAGCGGAACACGCGGCGTTACTACAGCTGAGAAATCAAGGGGTGTGAGCATCGTGAGCCGGATAAATTCCAAGGCCGAACGGATCGAAGCATGGAGGTAG
- the LOC100826387 gene encoding rho GTPase-activating protein 4 isoform X2 has product MAEVALFRGPTNLASTASRGSPSPSSSSLSYLSDSDVLQRRSSAGSAEREAGRGSPREEEEERWSFLALLLELLRKSLLRCMADGGGGGSGGGMEIGLPTDVQHVAHVTFDRFHGFLGLPVEFEPEVPRRAPSASASVFGVSTQSMQCSYDSRGNSVPTILLMMQRRLYEQGGLQAEGIFRINAENSQEEFVRDQLNSGNVPDGIDVHCLAGLIKAWFRELPSGVLDSIPPEQVMQCQSEEDCARVAKCLPPTEAALLDWAVNLMADVVQEEQINKMNDRNVAMVFAPNMTQMADPLTALMYAVQVMNFLKMLIQKTLKDREESNLEDISLPQKDSSDENGHQNPSLPLDCQPEQASRRPSFVSEEPVLYSPTHSPEDKPVASTVQKSNVPTSMESSASCSEPAPATADASFATAVNSLQGRGSRSLNSRRARNGKGQSGTRGVTTAEKSRGVSIVSRINSKAERIEAWR; this is encoded by the exons ATGGCGGAGGTGGCGCTGTTCCGGGGCCCGACCAACCTCGCTTCAACCGCAAGCCGCGGCTCCccttccccctcctcctcctctctgaGCTATTTATCCGACAGCGACGTGCTCCAGAGACGCAGCAGCGCGGGATCTGCGGAGAGAGAGGCCGGAAGAGGATCGCCgcgggaagaggaggaggagcggtgGTCGTTCTTGGCGCTGCTGCTCGAGCTGCTGCGGAAGTCGCTGCTCCGGTGcatggcggacggcggcggcggtggcagcggaGGCGGGATGGAGATAGGGCTGCCCACCGACGTGCAGCACGTGGCGCACGTCACCTTCGACAGGTTCCATGGCTTCCTCGGCCTCCCCGTCGAGTTCGAGCCCGAGGTGCCCCGCCGCGCTCCCAGTGCCAG CGCTAGTGTCTTCGGAGTTTCAACACAATCAATGCAGTGTTCATATGATTCCAGAGGAAATAGTGTTCCGACAATTCTCTTGATGATGCAAAGACGTCTTTATGAACAAGGCGGTCTTCAG GCAGAAGGTATTTTTCGTATAAATGCGGAGAATAGCCAGGAAGAGTTTGTGAGAGACCAGTTAAATAGTGGAAATGTGCCGGATGGCATTGACGTTCACTGTTTGGCAGGTCTAATCAAA GCCTGGTTTAGGGAACTCCCAAGCGGGGTGCTGGATTCTATCCCACCTGAACAGGTGATGCAATGCCAATCGGAAGAGGACTGTGCACGGGTTGCCAAATGCCTTCCACCGACAGAAGCAGCCTTACTTGACTGGGCTGTTAATTTGATGGCTGATGTCGTCCAAGAAGAACAGATAAACAAGATGAATGATCGCAATGTTGCTATGGTTTTCGCACCAAATATGACTCAG ATGGCAGATCCTTTGACTGCACTGATGTACGCGGTGCAAGTGATGAATTTCCTCAAGATGCTAATACAGAAGACCCTCAAGGATAGAGAAGAGTCCAACCTCGAGGACATATCTTTGCCCCAAAAGGACTCGTCTGATGAAAATGGGCATCAGAACCCCAGCCTCCCCCTTGATTGTCAACCTGAGCAAGCATCCAGGCGTCCCTCTTTCGTCAGCGAGGAGCCCGTTCTGTACAGTCCTACACACAGTCCTGAAGACAAGCCTGTAGCTTCTACTGTCCAGAAAAGTAATGTCCCTACGAGCATGGAGAGCTCCGCTAGTTGCTCCGAACCTGCTCCCGCTACTGCTGATGCTTCCTTTGCTACAGCTGTGAACTCACTTCAGGGCAGAGGGAGCCGTAGCCTGAATAGCAGGAGGGCTAGAAACGGCAAGGGGCAGAGCGGAACACGCGGCGTTACTACAGCTGAGAAATCAAGGGGTGTGAGCATCGTGAGCCGGATAAATTCCAAGGCCGAACGGATCGAAGCATGGAGGTAG
- the LOC100841366 gene encoding uncharacterized protein LOC100841366, with protein sequence MAHMAEDGGALRRLFETPPLPLPEKKNPTLLEVLAACSQQQKKKPAVDPASFTELFGELHFREKPDSPAAHPDPATVSWLDVAAEAEKRSSGKDSDSSSLDALLRPASAAAAMAGGGVRRSESFSSASLLLCTEGLGSESAVDSDDLVKDGTGVGDEDDESLRGSEGKEESAAAEEEAPPLRAAAEFPPAIRSVGRGGRPSVCFRASRGEGRFVLTRVVIPGKELLHASRGGGRLRLQFADAAEELALLAAGEQHEG encoded by the coding sequence ATGGCGCACATGGcggaggatggcggcgcgcTGCGGCGGCTGTTCGAGACGCCTCCGTTGCCgttgccggagaagaagaacccgACGCTGCTGGAGGTACTGGCTGCGTGCAgccagcagcagaagaagaagccggccGTCGACCCGGCGTCCTTCACTGAGCTCTTCGGCGAGCTCCACTTCCGCGAGAAGCCGGACTCGCCGGCGGCGCACCCGGATCCCGCGACGGTGTCGTGGCTGGACGTGGCCGCCGAGGCCGAGAAGAGGAGCAGCGGCAAAGACAGCGACTCGTCGTCGCTGGACGCGCTGCTGCGGccggcgagcgccgccgccgccatggcgggGGGCGGGGTGAGGCGGAGCGAGAGCTTCTCGTCGGCGTCGCTGCTGCTCTGCACGGAGGGGCTCGGGTCCGAGAGCGCCGTGGACTCGGACGACCTGGTCAAGGACGGCACCGGCGtcggagacgaagacgacgaaTCTCTCCGTGGCAGTGAGGGGAAGGAggaatcggcggcggcggaggaggaggctccgccgcttcgggcggcggcggagttcCCACCGGCGATCCGGTCGGTGGGGCGCGGGGGCCGGCCGAGCGTGTGCTTCAGGGCGTCCAGGGGGGAAGGGAGGTTCGTGCTGACACGGGTGGTGATCCCGGGGAAGGAGCTGCTCCACGCGTCCCGCGGCGGGGGGCGGCTCAGGCTCCAGTTCGCCGACGCCGCAGAGGAGCTCGCGCTTCTTGCCGCCGGAGAGCAACACGAAGGGTGA